In Kwoniella bestiolae CBS 10118 chromosome 7, complete sequence, the sequence GGACCCCGGCAATGGATATTTCGCATGTACCGAAGTGGGCAAGGAGGACACCCCTTCCTCGACATTCCCTCCCTTTGCCCACGACTGTTCACCTGGGATTCTGAGCGGATCAGCCAAAACCCTTTTTgtctatcactcactcgacacCCCACCCGACCCAACGCTCCTTGAGCTTGCTCCAGTCGACGTCGCTTTCTGAAACCCCATCACCCGGTAGATACACCTCCATAGGATACCCAGTATCTTGAAGCAGGCACCGGAATGATACCAAAGATAACGGTCGAGTTGCTTTGCTGAGTTGGGGTATCTAAACTATTCAGCAATGTTCCTGGGGATGccttgactcacctgcttcACATCACCCAATTGACGGTTGATCAGCTCCACAAACCCATCGATCTGACTACTCTCCCCTTCGTTCGGATGATCATGCTCCCTATGAGCTGTTCTGATGATCTCCTCTATGGTCGACATGGTAGATTTCTAgtatgaatgatgatgatgaatataTAGATATGAGATGGAACATATTATGGGAGTCAACATTAAATCACCAGCATCAAGTGTTCTACGTTCTACGCGTCTTCTCGAGGCTATTACGTAATACATTTCTGATAGTATCTCCATATTCCACGCTTCACCTGTCCGCTGCCTTGTAAcattcatgatcatcatcatcatcatcatcatcatcatcttgtaTACCATATACTTGCAGCCAAGATGGTACGTACTCGCACCGTACTCACCTAGATCTACTCGCTGACCTGTTCTCTCAGTCCACAGCACAGGCTTCCAAGCCCGTACCAGTCGAAACTCAACATGAGGATATGATTGTAAGCTCCTACCCCTAGTCCTACGCATCAACCGCTGATGGTTTCACCCAGCACGATGCTCAACTTGACTACTACGGCAAACGTCTCGCCACCTGTTCGTCTGACAAAACCATCCGTATCTTCCAAGTAGTCAAAGGTGAAGCCAAGGGAGAACCAGTTATTCTTAAAGGGTGAGTCATTATCACCACGAACCACGCTAACATCCTCCAGTCACACAGCACCCGTCTGGCAGCTCGCTTGGGCTCATCCATCTTTCGGATCTCTCCTCGCTTCATGCTCCTATGACGGTCGAGTCTTCGTGTGGAAAGAAGTTGGCTCTGGTCAAGGCAAAGGAAGCGGAGGGGAGTTGCAGGACGGATGGGAGAGAATCAAGGAACACACTTTGCACACCGCAAGTGGTAAGTCGACACAAGGCAATGAGTATTGCTGACAACATAGTCAACTCGATCGCCTGGGCCCCCTACGATCTCGGACCTATTCTCGCATGTGCTTCTAGTGACGGCAAAGTTTCCGTATTGAGCTTTCAGAGTGAgtctcctctcccttccttgATTCCCGCTGACACTCTCCCTTTAGACGACGGGTCCACCGACGtatccatcttccccgcTCACGGTACCGGAGCCAATGCCATCTCCTGGGCTCCAAGTGTCGTTTCCAACGCCAACGCCACCTCCGGTAGGACTCAAGGCcaatcctccatctctccccaGAAACGATTTGTCACTGCCGGGTCGGACAACCTCATCCGAATCTGGGGATACGACGAAGAAGCCAAGAAATggacagaagaggaagtcatCAAGGGTCACGAAGACTGGGTTAGAGATGTAGCTTGGGCGCCGAATATCGGTCTCCCTGGAATGTACATTGCCTCCGCTTCGCAGGTGAGTCACCATTCTGTCATTCGTGTATACACCGCTCACGTCTTCACCAGGACCGAACCGTTCTCATACATACTCGTCCCTCGCCATCCTCACCTTGGTCATCTACTCCTTTACTCCCAAGTCTACCCAACTCACAAGATCCTCATTTCCCCGACGCTGTTTGGCGAGTCAGCTGGTCCCTCGCTGGTAATATATTAGCAGTCAGTTGCGGTGACGGCAAGGTCAGCCTCTGGAAGGAGGGAGTAGGTCAAGGATGGGAATGTGTCTCTGATTTTGCTAGCTAAGTAAATAATGTATAAATCCGATGCATGATTAGACACCATCACAGTCTTCTGCGCcagcttcctccctccttcaccctcgcccCAAACACCATCAAAGCGCTAAACACGCCCAACCCGCCGGCGTAGAATATTGCAGGTCGGTAAGCTTCATATCCTGAATCTGGCCCACCGAACGCTTGCAAGAGATAACCAGCGATGGGAGCGCCAAGGAAGCTgaaacatcatcagcttcgccAGTTACAAAACTTTCTATACTCACTCTCCCGGTGCCCACAAAGAGACAATCATACTAAAAGCCACAggcaaatcatcatcactgaAAAGAGATGACACCACCCCAGGGATGAGCGAGAAGAAACCTCCCGCACAAAACCCATTGATCACAGCGAAGACCGCTCTGAGTTGAGAGATCAGCCAATACGACTACTTTGCTGCTCGTACAAGACTTACAAAGGGCCCACACGCCCAGCGATTGGCCATATCACCAGCGTGGACGTGGCATTTGCAGCTAGACACAGCAGCAACGAGTTCAACGAACCAAACCATCTATCTGCCATGACTCCCCAACCGATTCTGCCAGTCGCCGAAGCAAGATTAAATCCTGCTAGCAACGACGAGGCAGCACCAGAGCTGAGCCCGATAGACGTCGCGAAGAGTGgtaggaagaagggaggCCTGATTTAGTAGGAAGTCAGCTCAGGCTTATtacccctctccccacctAACTTACACAAATAACGGGAAAAGAGCCACGGCGCTTCCAATCAGCACCAGGACGAAGCGGATATCCTTGAGTAGACTAATTTTCACAACCGGTCCCCAAGTCAAACCTCCTTGAGCCCCGTGATGGATCGGGGAGATGATGGGCCGCGGTTTCAGCAGATATGCACATGGCAGGTTAATTGCTAAAAACAAGATCCCCAAAATCCGGAACGTCCAAGGAAGTCCTATGCTCTTGATGAGACCGTTTGCTGCCAGTGACAGAGCCGCACCACCCACTCCGCTCCCCGCATATACCAATCCGGTAGCGAAATTTCTTCTGCGAGAAAAATAGCTCGATGGTAAAGTCGCCGCACAGAAAAAGCACAGGGCTTGACCGGCTCCAAACATGAAACCCTGCCAGACTTCCGGTCTTCAGCATACGTTTTCGTACGTGGATCAGGAAGCTCACTCACTTCTGTCACGAACAGACCGGCAACTGACTTGGTACACCAGCTTGCCAAGATAGGCCCCAGTCCAGATAGAATGGCTCCAACGACTGCGACGTTCTTATTCCCGAATCTGGCCACCAACGCTGAGATGGGTATGGCACACAAACCTTCCAGTGTCGCCTGTGTTGACCCTATAAATGCCAAGGTAGACGATGGGGCCAGTTGTTCGGCGTGCAAAGCGTCTTGAAAGATGCCCCACGAGTATACGCCTCCCAGAGTTGTGAACATGATGCAAAAGCAGTATAGCACCTGAAGCCAAGCAGCAACACCTCCGTCCGGATACGCCTCGAAGCCTGGATTGAGTCAGCATCGAGTGTCTCATGTTCTTCACGCACCTTGGCCCCGTCTCGCGTCCAAATCTGTCTGCTCCTCCAATGTCAATGAAGCTTCGGTAATGCCGGTATCATCGACATCGTCTTGCTGACTTGTCCCCTTGTCCTGATCTTGAGGTGAAGACACAGATTTGAGTCTCGGGGCCTGCTCGTGGAGTTCTATCTGCTCCGCCATGATTCAATTGAATTCTCTACCAAGGGAACGTACAACTGTAAAATGTGTAGATGTGCAGGACGGAAATCAACAATTGTACCATCCAAGGTCGCGCGAGGAAAACATCACATCCGAGGTGACATACCTGGTGACTGTTCCTGGATTCTATCGAGTCAGAATTCTGTCGGCATTGGCCGCCCTTACCTTGTATGTGGCAGCGTTGCAACCAATATCTTGTTTCTTCAACTTGTTCTTGCTGTCCTATCAATGCAATTATTGTGGGATTTTGACAGGCACACTTCAATATTTACTTGGCACATGATGAAGGATAGGAGCTGCATCTATGTTAT encodes:
- a CDS encoding protein transporter SEC13 produces the protein MSTAQASKPVPVETQHEDMIHDAQLDYYGKRLATCSSDKTIRIFQVVKGEAKGEPVILKGSLGLIHLSDLSSLHAPMTVESSCGKKLALVKAKEAEGSCRTDGRESRNTLCTPQVVSRHKAMSIADNIVNSIAWAPYDLGPILACASSDGKVSVLSFQNDGSTDVSIFPAHGTGANAISWAPSVVSNANATSGRTQGQSSISPQKRFVTAGSDNLIRIWGYDEEAKKWTEEEVIKGHEDWVRDVAWAPNIGLPGMYIASASQDRTVLIHTRPSPSSPWSSTPLLPSLPNSQDPHFPDAVWRVSWSLAGNILAVSCGDGKVSLWKEGVGQGWECVSDFAS